GGAGCAGCAGGGCCGGGTCGGGGAGCAGCGCCATCGCGAAGCGCAGGCGCTGCTGCTCCCCTCCGGAGCACTTGCCCACCCGACGGTCGGCGATCGACTCGATCCCGGCCGTGGCCAGCACCTGCTCGACGGAAGCGGTGTCGGCGAAGAGGCTGGCGGTGTACTGCACGGTCTCGCGGACCGTGAGGTCCTTGAGCAGCCCGCCGGTCTGCATCACCGCCGAGACCAGCCCGCGTGCGATCGCCTGGCGCGGCTGCAGGCCGAGCACCTCGACGATCCCGGACGTGGGGCGGGACAGGCCCAGCACCATGTCGATCGTGGTGGTCTTGCCGGCGCCGTTCGGACCGAGGAAGGCCACGATCTCGCCCGGCTGGAGCGAGAGGTCGATGCCGCGGACGGCGTGCACGGACCCGAAGTCCTTGGTGACCCCGGCCAGACGGACGGCGGGCGCCGGGTCCACGGACGTGCCGCGGGCCCCCGAGGTGGTGTCGATCGATGTCATGACCCCAGCCTGACGCAACCACTCCGGCACGACCTCACACAGTGGTCACGACTTCCCCATGACGTTTGTCAGGGAGCCGAGGGCTCAGGTCAGAAGGTGTGCTCGGGGTCGGGGAAGGTGCCGGCCTTGACGTCCTCGTCGTACGCACGGGCAGCGCGCAGGAGCTCGCCGTGCAGGTCGGCGTACTGCTTGACGAAGCTGGCCATCCGTCCCGTGCGCAGGCCGAAGGCGTCCTGCCAGACCAGCACCTGACCGTCGCACTCGACGCCGGCTCCGATCCCGATCGTCGGGATCACCAGCTCCCGGGTGACCTGCGCGGCCACGTCGCCGGGCACCATCTCGAGCACCACCGCGAAGGCCCCGGCCTCCTGGACGGCGCGAGCGTCGGCAAGCACCCGGTCGGCGGCGTCGCCGCGCCCCTGCACCCGCGGGCCGCCCAGCGCGTGCTCGCTCTGCGGGGTGAAGCCGATGTGGGCCATCACCGGGATGCCGCCCCGGCTGAGCCGCTCGATCTGAGCGGCCATCTCGACCCCGCCCTCGAGCTTGACGCAGTGGGCGAGGCCCTCCTTCATGAAACGCACGCCGGTGGCGTAGGCCTGCTCCGGCGAGCCCTGGTAGGAGCCGAACGGCAGGTCACCCACCACCAGGGCCCGGGTGACCGAGCGGCTCACCGCGCGGGTCAGGGGGAGCAGCTCGTCGACAGTGACCGGCACCGTCGTCTCGTTCGCGTAGACATTGTTGGAGGCGGAGTCACCCACGAGGAGCACGTCGATGCCGGCCTCGTCGAACGTGGCGGCGGCGTACTGCTCGTAGGCGGTCAGCATCGAGAACTTCTCGCCCCGCTCCTTGAGCTGGCGCAGGGTGTGCGTGCGGACGCGGCTCATCGTCTGGCTCCTCGCGTGTCGTCGCAGCTCCCTGATGGAGTCCACGCAACGCCTTCAGGCTAGTCAGGTACGGCGTGGTTGCCGCCTGTGTCGCTGGTCACGCACCGGCTGCCCGCCTTGCCCGCAGCCGGTCGAAGGCCCGGTCCTTCGGTGGGTCGCGGATCAGATCGAGGAGCGCGGCCGTCGGCTCGTCGGGTCCGTACGTCGTGTCGACGGTGAGGTCGCAGTCGCCGTGCTGGAAGACCTGGCGCCGTTGTGTGGCCGCCGTGCCCGGCTCGCGCTCCCCGCGTGCCTTCTCGCGGCGCTTGAGCTCCTTGGGCGAGCAGGTGACGTGGACCAGCAGCACGTCGAGCCCGACGCTGAGGCCGAGCAGGTCGTCGAGGCGCCACGGCTCGTTGAGGACGTGGTCGGCCAGCACGTCGCACCCGCACGACGCCGCACCCACCAGGGCGCGGTGGTACGCCGCGCGGGTGCGATGGAAGACGTCGTCCCACTGGCGCTGGGTCAGGTGGGCGTCCGGTCGGGTGCGGATCTGGTGGAAGAGGTCGACCGGCAGCACCAGCCACGGAGTGGGCATCCGGCGCGCGACCGCGTGGGTCAGCGTGGTCTTGCCCGCGCTGGACGGCCCGTTGAGGAGCACGATCCGACCGGACGCCATGTGCCGACGCTAGCGAGTCGGGCCGGGACCCCGCCGGGGGTCAGCCGATCTCGGCCAGCCGCGGGAGCACGCTCTCGCACATCTGCTCGGTCCAGCCGACCGGGTCGGCGGCGTCCGGGCCG
This genomic window from Nocardioides cynanchi contains:
- a CDS encoding ABC transporter ATP-binding protein, with product MTSIDTTSGARGTSVDPAPAVRLAGVTKDFGSVHAVRGIDLSLQPGEIVAFLGPNGAGKTTTIDMVLGLSRPTSGIVEVLGLQPRQAIARGLVSAVMQTGGLLKDLTVRETVQYTASLFADTASVEQVLATAGIESIADRRVGKCSGGEQQRLRFAMALLPDPALLLLDEPTTGMDVEGRRAFWSAIRADAAQGRTVLFATHYLEEADQYADRIVLISSGRIVADGTGSQIKARAAGRTVRATLPDADPAVLTALAGVESVDVRGDAVYVHATDTDAVARYLLTETSAHDLEITARGLEEAFLSLTGDHDDHEGATA
- the panB gene encoding 3-methyl-2-oxobutanoate hydroxymethyltransferase, which encodes MSRVRTHTLRQLKERGEKFSMLTAYEQYAAATFDEAGIDVLLVGDSASNNVYANETTVPVTVDELLPLTRAVSRSVTRALVVGDLPFGSYQGSPEQAYATGVRFMKEGLAHCVKLEGGVEMAAQIERLSRGGIPVMAHIGFTPQSEHALGGPRVQGRGDAADRVLADARAVQEAGAFAVVLEMVPGDVAAQVTRELVIPTIGIGAGVECDGQVLVWQDAFGLRTGRMASFVKQYADLHGELLRAARAYDEDVKAGTFPDPEHTF
- a CDS encoding phosphotransferase-like protein, encoding MASGRIVLLNGPSSAGKTTLTHAVARRMPTPWLVLPVDLFHQIRTRPDAHLTQRQWDDVFHRTRAAYHRALVGAASCGCDVLADHVLNEPWRLDDLLGLSVGLDVLLVHVTCSPKELKRREKARGEREPGTAATQRRQVFQHGDCDLTVDTTYGPDEPTAALLDLIRDPPKDRAFDRLRARRAAGA